In Verrucomicrobiia bacterium, the genomic window TCTTGCGGATTTGGAGGGGCGGAGAGTGTCTTCGTCGCTTTCGGAAGCGCCGTCGAGGATGCCGCGGTCGGAGGCTTCAATGAAGCGGACCATGTCCTGGACTTCTTTCGACCGCATGGTTTTTTTCATCGCGTCCAGCGCCTGGGCCGTGTTCAGCCCGGAGCGGTAGAGGAGCTTGAAAGCCTGCTTCACTTCCTCGCGCGAGGCCGCATCGATGCCGGCGCGGCGCATGCCCACCACGTTGATGCCGAGCGCGACCGCGGGGCGGCCGCCGCACATGACAAACGGGGGAATGTCTTTATTGACCGCGGAAAGCGCGCTGAGCATGGCCAGCCGGCCCACGCGGGTGAATTGATGCAGCCCGGTCATGCCGGAAAGGAAAGCGCCGTCTTCCACGACACAATGCCCCGTCAGCGAAGCCTGATTGACCA contains:
- the lpxA gene encoding acyl-ACP--UDP-N-acetylglucosamine O-acyltransferase is translated as MSKIHPTAIVGKNVEFGPDNDIGPYVILEDNVKLGRGNILRAGAYIATGTEMGDENDVHMRAIIGHAPQDLAFKNEPTFTKIGNKNQIREFVTIHRGTKAGTSTVIGDQNFLMAYCHIAHNCQVGNRVVMVNQASLTGHCVVEDGAFLSGMTGLHQFTRVGRLAMLSALSAVNKDIPPFVMCGGRPAVALGINVVGMRRAGIDAASREEVKQAFKLLYRSGLNTAQALDAMKKTMRSKEVQDMVRFIEASDRGILDGASESDEDTLRPSKSARPRDLADLPADEPN